ATTATTTTCCCTGTTCAAAGATTAGAAGAGTGTTTGGCTCATATTACAAGTAGTTAAATATGGAGTATAGAAAACCACTATAATTAAGACTGATGACTGTAGAAAATACTTGAACAAGTTGGACTTGAAATACTACAGTTCACTTTTGTTTTATCAATAAAATCCCTCTAAATTtgatcatataaataaatatttattttgtaacacatttttatgaataaaacaatGATAATGGATTACTATTGCTTTTTACACCATTAAATGTAATGACACTTTTCATTCTTAGGTTCCAATCATTATGGTATTGCTGGATACTACGCAATGCAAGCTCTGAAGGAAAACATGATTGTGAGTGAAACATTTATCTGCCTGCTGatccattttaaatatttacactgttaatgttgtaagatttttttttttaaatcatctaaGATtcctcaggtttttttttttaattgtttcatttcagctttttccAGAAGGGAGAAAGCTGTTACTCTAACAAATATGTCTATTTTTTCGAATTTTGCTCTGATCACCACAGGGCATGTCCTTTACCAACACATCCCCACTGGTGGTTCCTACACGTGGGAAAGAGGTAAatacatcatttatttaaaggaataatctGTACTACACACCACATATGAGTTGATCTTGTGTTTGTATTCTTATTGTATATAGTATGCATGTCAATGTATTGATTGAATGTACATTTAGCCAAGATGTTTCCaaaatcagtgaaaaaaatctTGCTTGTAAAATCTTTCCCATCCTAATATTGTGAACCTACTGTCTGTAGTGCACTCTGGGCACCAACCCCATCAGTATGGCAGCTCCTGCTAAGGACGGAGACAGCTTTGTTCTAGACATGGCCACATCAGCAGTAGCAATTGGAAAGGTAAGATTACTTTTATGCTGATAAGCCATCAGGGATGTCTCACATACAAAACATAACTTCCTCACTGCCAAGACCTGTATTACCTGCACCTATGGAGTTTGacctagtttttttttttttcttcatttcattcatgtgTGATGGCTGATACGTGTTTGTCAAGCACTTTCTAACTGTTTTGAAAAGTGATATATGTGTAACATATTGCTTGTAATATACTCAGGTGGAGCTCCACGAGCGGCGTGGAGATCCCATTCCCGAAGGCTGGGGCTGTGACCCTCAGGGAAAGCTGACAACAGACCCCAAGAGAGTCCTGAGTGGAGGAGGACTGGTGCCCGTTGGTGGCAGTGAAGCCACAGGTCAGACACCAGTAGATACAACTGTCAGAATTCAGCTCAGGGAGTAAGAGATACTTCCTAAGATGTCTCCACTCTGTTAGCATGTCACTGAAATATAATATTAACATTGTCCATCTGTCTAGATCATGTTGAAATAATCTCCAACTCTTCAAATATAAGTTGTGTAACAATCATGGAGAAATTGAACAGTTTGTAATTTAAACACTGCTCTGACTGGATTTAATCTGTGCGCAGCAGCCCTTAATGGGACGATTCCCCATTTGAAATGGCCAATTCTATATTATGTCACATAGTTCATTTGCTGCATGAAATAACTGAGGTTCACTGATGTCATGCTATGTCTCTGTTGCTTTCAGGAGGGTACAAAGGCTATGGTCTGGCAATGATGGTGGAGGTGTTCTGTGGTATCTTGGCTGGTGCTGCATTCAGCAAACATATCCGCACATGGAAAGAAACAGACCGTGTTGCCAACTTggtatgtttgttttgctttgtctttttgtttttttttttgcttttggctCATCTTGTTTTTTAGAGAGGACATACTGACCccattaaaaaaatagaaaagactTGAGAAAATTACTTACCTATTACTATTATAGCTAAACCCTAATTTCTTATATCTGAAATGGAAAAGGAAATGTATTTAGCCATATTTAGGAATATTTCATAATGTAGATATGTTACGTTCTCCCCTAAACAAATGTCTTGCTTTTGGAATTATTGCCCAGTTGACCAAGCAGCAGGGTGGTTTAATTAAAGTTCACATActaatgataaaatacatttcttgaATAGATAGATTAGATAATGCACACGACAGATTTCTTTACAATGTTGTAATAATAATCAGTCGACTAGGAGTAAAGTTAGTAAAATGATCAGTTCTCTACAACAGCAGACTCAacagactctctctctgttgagAGCCAAGTCTTTGACAGCCACTCTTATCtaaaagataagaaaaatgACTCAGACATAGACCATGTTACGTCAGGTCATGGCTCTCTTTGCTGTTTGTATTTGGTAAGTTCACAGAGTCTTCATCGTCatcctttttgtgttttcagggtcAGTGTTTTGTGGCAATCAACCCAGAGAACTTTGCTCCCGGGTTCACCGACAGGATGTCAGATCTGATGTCCATCCATAGAGGGCTAGACCCTGTGAGTAGATCCTACTGCTGCAATGTTGATGTACAGACTGATTAAGGGGGGGAAAATATGTAGATGATGTTCAGTGATTGCAGTTTCTcaagacaaaaaacaagtttaaagcAAGGTAATTGCCTTGagtttcattttgctgttgtttgtcacAGGCTGACACTGACACTCCTGTTTTGGCTCCTGGAGACCCCGAGAGGATGAACATAGACCAGTGTGAAGAGATGGGCGGGATTCCCTACCACATCAATGTCATCAACTATATGGTAAGACTTCAAAAAGTGACTACATCTGAAACACAATCCCTTGTAAAACCACcacattttacagttgaaacAGACAAGATACAACATGTGTTCATTAATGAGATTTAGAAGTGCTAGTAGGCTGATTTTGTTGTTaacagacagagccaggttagctgtttccccctgcttccagtgtttatgctaagctaagctaactggctgctagctgtagcttcatatttaccttactgacatgacagtggtattaattctctcatctaactcttagcaagaaagcaaatgagcatATTTCCCAGAATGTCCAACTAATGCTTTGAAGAACAAGCCTTTGAGATTAAGCTAACCTGATTCAGTTGTGatattttttctctgcagaatGAATGTGCTAAAAAAATTGGTGCCAACCCACTGCTGCCATGTGACCAGCTCATCTCCAATTAGTTGGTCCAGCCAAGATTCTCAACTTCTTATTGACTTCTTGATGTTCTTGCTGAGCAGCTTGGGGATGCTGTCAACGCACAATATATTCTGCATGCTGACATATCATATTTTATTGAATGGAAAAACATCAGGTATTTTTATCTTCCTGCAAATCATGAAGGTTTCAATTAAAGAGCCAATTAAAACTGGAAATTTGTTACATAAATAGAATCaggttttcatttaatttaatttaatttaatttcttttttattttggttgagTTGCTGTATCTGTAGACATCCAAATCtaaattgaaaaatgttttcaaaatgttgtgACAATGAAATGCACACATTCTTTGTCTAAAGCACTTTTAAGTCATAGACTTATGATTGCAGTTTGTTGTCAATAACTTAACAGTTAGCTCATTCCCTGTTATGGAACCATTTTACTTTGCTACAGATTTGctacaaaatgatgcaaaaatcttttttttcaattttttttttactgcatgaaaagtgttttaaatTGACCGCAGAGACTGTGCTTTGTTACTTAGATCAAATTTGGCTGTTTTAATTTACTCTATGTTATTATGATATCCTTCTTATGTTCCTTATTGAATAAAAGCCATATAAACTTTTATTTCTATGCATCAGCATATTactggtttttttttccatgtttgtcCTTTATTATCTACAAAACAAGAACCCTTAACCACCAGATGGCGATGTAAACTAGTTTTGTGTAACTCCATTTGTGACAGCTCATGGTCATTTCAATAAACTGTGTGCCTCAGTATTTTAAGTAGTTTTATAGTTCATATCAGTAGCTCATATAAAACAGAAGAACAATACTTGAATTGTTTTAATCCATAAATAGCTAAATGCCAGTTTATTCAATTTCTATTTTCATCTCATTATGAaacaagttaaaatatttttaaagtcaCCTTTACTAAAAATTAATAATGATTAGTATCAGTTAAAATTTCTTATATTGTTTAATTGTATTTAAAGTCTACCCTGTCTTTCCAGTTATCCAGtttattttacagcaaaatTTCATAAAACAGCAATTAAACTTTACACAAATATAAAGAGCAGCTGGTGTAATAAAATATGCACCCCCTGAGGTCAGTGAGGTTGAAAGTCCTGTTACAGGTTGTATGTAAGATATTTTTTACCACTAGATGGAGACATAGTCTGAGTAAACTCCTGGGTCTGTAGTGTCACTACTCATGAAAGCCTTGATGAATTTTTCTGCACATTCATTGTTATGTGATGTTATAGTTTGTTATGTAGTTAGCagtttacatattttatttggaTGTTTACCTCATtatgtcattatactaaaaaGATACTACCAAGTTTCACAGTTACCGTGGAAATTACAACATATTAGAGGTAGGTAGATGTTAATACTTTTTATTCCACAATTACTCTTGAAGAAGTTACATTGATGTTACAGTTAGACAGACAGTTTCATATGAGGACAATATCGTACCTCCCAATACATAATTAAACAGTTGTACATTGTCATGTAAATATATGATGTATAATGTCTCTTCTTTGAAATTAGCAGACTAACTCTACCTCACCTACATTTTGACAGGCAAGTTCTGTGCACAGACAGGATCCTGTTATAGTGTTTAATatctgtttgagtgtgtatgtttgtaaacagcTGAGTGCACATGAATACAATGCATTCATctgttactgtatatgtgtcGTCATGTGCCATTTGTGTCTTTAGTGTATCTTTACATGGATGATGTACTCAcaacctgtcagtcagtcaaactgCAATTACTGGCAGTATATCttcagaattttgtttttagttttaaactgttttctgttATCTGCTTTTGTTGCATggaagaagaccattttcttctcctgcttGGATCAGTTTACAGCTTGAACAGCTCATTCTGAAAATGACTGAAGGAAAAGCCTCTCCCAAAGCCACAAGGGAGAAGGGGGACTGGGCAGTGACAGATGCCCAGATCAGGACCTTAATCTCCCATGCCAAAAGTCCTGGCACTGGGCCCCCGAACTCTGGATGTCTCGTTAACACTCGGCCGGCTGCagacaaaagaagagaaatcaACAAATCAATGGTCTTTCAGCCCCACCGAGGGAGgggaaaggaagaggaggggtgggggttgggaGTGGCTGGGCTGGGCCAGGTCTGCGAGTGGGTATGAAGGGGATGCATGGAGATTAGGTCTTTGCTGAGGGGGAAGGTGGGTGTGTGCTGGGTGGAGGGCTCCACCGAGTCCAAGGATTAAGGGGCCAACTCAAACACTCGTTCTAGGGGGCAGActctgaggtgtgtgtgcatggatggatggatggatggatggtgggGGTCTAATCTACCCTGGCCTTGGCCTGGTGCCCTTGTGCAGATTAAATGGGGCCCCAAAGAGCCCAGAGACCAGGGCCGCTGGCTAGGATTAAGCAGATTctaacaggtgttttttttttgtggtgctGAGGGGGAATCTGTCCATCACTCACTGATTGAGCAAATCATGAAGTGATCAGCTATTACTGATGGGGCCAGTGATACCAAAAGGgcattgcatgtgtgtgagtgtcttggtttggtttggtttaccTAGCTTGTGTTTGGACTTGTATGTGCTATTAGACACCACTGGCTATTCCGTGATGAGTGCAAGGTGGTAATTTTTAAGAAGCAGGGGTCATATCTGCAAGAAATGAGTCAGATGAGGCAAGAAGGAGAAGAGTGTTTTAACTGAACTGGTGTTAAACTGTGAGAATATTcatgcagagaaacacactttGAGAAACTGACTGATCTTGATGCAGCTGATCAGTTGTTATgactgtgaagcagcagctctgcaaggATCCACTGTGGAGGAGATTAGtgtagctgctgctggagagaaaCACTTTCACACTGTAGGAGGATCAGATCAGAAGAGCTTAGAAGTCACAGAGCTTGTCACTAACCACTTTAACTAAGAATGAggaatacacagacacacactcacatacacacactggaaaTGGTATATTAAGCTCTCAGATAGGACAGGTGTGAGAACAGGTAGATGACAtgacatttgtcatttcattggaacactattttactgtttaaaaatattcacaatGAAGTCTATTGATTTAGGTGAATCAATAAAATAGTATTCGTGGGAAATCAGAACAACACAATGCAACTTTATCATCCACCTCAGTAGAGATTCAACTACATCACAATACATTAAAAGTATTACTCTAATAATACTAaaagtattagtattattagaAGGGAGGAGTGGAGCGatggagagagtgggaggagagcTAGAAAAGCTCTGGTCCTCTCCTGCTGGGCCTTTAATGAAGTGGAGCGACTTCCTGGTTTGTTCCTTCCAGCTGTTGTCCCTACAAAGCCAAGATATTTGGCCTTGGCTCTTTGTCCTGCTCGGGCCACCATACCTCCAAATGATTGAGCgaacacataaaaataaaagcaaagcatCTGGTGTCTTGTTCCCTCCAACTGCTCGGGAATGCACACGTCTTTCCATCTGCTGCCTCCCTTATTAGCTTTTAGATCAGTGTTGGTTGTTGTAATGGTTAAATTCAAGTGCCATGACTTTGAATGATATTAACTGACTTGCAGTTAATATTGCATAAAGGGCTATATATACACAAATTttaactgtcaaaacaaaagaaacaacagtaGATGACAAAAATTTGTATATTTATGCTGatgtgttaccatggtaacaacaTGTTGCAGGTATACAGTATCAGATGCTGTTAGTTTAGGAAAATAGACATGCCAAACCAGAAGATAACTGgtgagatatttttttaatagttaCTTTACATCACACCATCATTAATTCAGTGGTTGCCATGTCAGCTATAAAGAAGTGAGATGGAGAAAGGTGCCAGCCAGCATGAAGAGAACCAATACATACATCAAGCAAACTAGTCACACAAGGTTCTGAGGTGGTGTATTACAATCAGACTTCAAGGCAAAGCTCATGCCAACCTTggatgaaaaaaacatcttctgtTTGCTACTGTGACTGCAACATATGGCTTTCAGGCTTCTTTTCTCACCTCTGTGAAACTGTCATACAACCATTAGTGTGAATGGGAGAAACTACTAACACTAGTGTTATGGGCTCAATGTGTGACAAAGTCTTCTGCCTGTCGTCATGTAAACCAGGTGGTTAATGTGTTGCTGTTTAGGTCAAACAGAAATGAGAGAAGAACAAATAGAAATCAGACAGGAAGATGACACCTCATACCCTCTCATCATTTGGATCACTTTGTGGTTGTCATTggattttaattttctcttgtGTGGTTTGGACACCTCTGGATACCATGACCACCAGTTCCTGTCTCTTACACCCACATGTCAACAGACAGCTGAGGTGTTGGATCgcctttgtctgtgtgtgaggtcCTAATGACACTTGAACAGTTGTCTCCATGTGTTTTCCACTCTGGATAATCCTGCATCCACTaattctgtcactttctctttatttcctgttaTCACCTTCATGTATTCATgcacttctcttttcttttctcgtGGCATTTAAACTAAATTTTGTAGAAGTAATCAGtgtcttcattttttaaacagaattaaCAATATatggcattttattttatttttttcaccatcTCATTGAGACATTAGTACTGTAATGTATGTACAATGTCAATCTAAAGGTGAACACTGAAGCTACAATCACACATCTGGTTGTACACTGAGGATGATCACCATTAACTTCTGATGTGCCTGAAAATGCTAGGTGTATGCAACTGAACAAGTATTGTATCTGTTAGAGAGTGATTCATTTCACTCAATGAAGTGCAGTGCTGTCATGTATTGCTgtggtgaaaacaaaaagaggtgGCCAAATTCTCTTCAGTGTTCCCGCACAGCTCAGCTTTTGTGTAAATTGTCTCACATCTTTCACAGAAATCCTCACAAGCTGCTGTAATGTACTGGCAGAGTTAAACCCTTCAAATAGCTCAGCTGACACTTCCTGTGAACAGTCAGCCCCTGTAAGTCGTGAGGATTTTGTCACTTGCCGGCGCCAAAGCCAACTTCAACCCTCTCCCACAGACACGAGAGGTGACATCTGAAACAGAAGCATTAGAGAGCACCATGGTGCTGTGACCTCACCTTACACGCCCCAATCACCTTGATGGCAGTCGACAGGATCCTGCTGTGTCCTGTTATGAGGTGACAGGTGTGACGCGAGGCAACAAACAGTCATAATGTGACTTCTTTGATTTCAATTATTGGCTCAGCAaatctctcagcagcagcaggaaagagAAGGGATTCCATTTTCTCACCAACTGCTAATTAACTGTACTTGCCCATATTTAATCAACTGCATCAGTACTTTCGATTTGGAATTAAGCTTTGCATACAGAAAACCAAATTGAAAGAACAATAATCACTGATTCAGATGCTAAAATCAGTTTATCTTCCAACTACAAATGACAAGGAGGATTACACTGTATTTTGAGCCTTGCTGAATTTGATAATTCTCAACTTTGGCACCCCCCGGTGGGTGTAACCAAaagcaacaggaaaaaaaagcagtttgatagcaattttttcttcaaactaaaactaatgcCAAAAGAATCACTTGAAAGATGCTCCGTCACTGTGGGACAGCAACTTGCAAAGTCTTACAGGAGCAAAATTAGCAGAGatctcagcctgtgaaaacacatGTCTTCTGTGGTTCTGAGGGGAGCTTTAtaaagtgtaaataaataaatgtaaatgttatcTGGGTAATCTCAGTTTGGGCATTAGTTGTTCTTtaacatgaaatttaaaaactaCACAAAACTTTACAGAAACTTGTATTTTACCAATGTGGGGTTTGGATGAAGTAGGTGTTTAAGAGGCAAGAAGGATCTAGTGAAAGACACTAtaaagttgcattatgggacaTGTATGCTTGTAGTTTGACCCAAACTAGAGACTAAATTTAGGATATCTCTGTCTCTTGGGAGTTGTCttaaaatccacatttttttttgtttgtctgtctcttagTTTAATCATTTTATATCAAGAAACAAAGATTGttgaaattaaagaaacaaattaGTGAGCCAAGTATAATACTGTTCATATCAGATACTATATGGAAGTGGATCAATGGGATAACTTCAAAGCATGAAGAGCTTTTGATCACTGATACTGGACCAAACAAAGAGTCATATTCCCACCCCTTCTTGCTAAATGaccattttccttttttgcttAGGGGTCTGCAAACCTCCTTTACCCTCAGATAAAGGTGCTGCATGTGCCATTGTGATTTGGTTCATTTCTTCCCTCCAGGCAAAAGAAGCTACATCTACAGTAGAGAGGATTAGTGTCTGGGTCCAGGCAAGAAACCAACCCCCCACACACAGGGTGTTCTGCTCTCTATTAGGCCATGCAGCTGCCACCCAGTTTACAGTTTGTAGCCAGGAGTCAGAGAACTGTTGATGTGTGACAACAATAACAGGTGACaggtgatggagggagggagggatggggaCAGCAGCTCACCTTTCTCTGTGGTCAGTCACTCAGTGTTGGTTTAGGGGCTCCCAGGCCAGTGCCTGGGGCCTCTGTGATGGAAGGGTACAGCTGAGACAGTCCTGGTCGGGGGAAACTGATCTAATGACTGTTGGGTGGGGGCACAACCTGACCCTGAGGACAACCTGACCTCTGACAGTCTTTCCTCAATTCTGTTTATTGTACTCCCTCACTGAAAAGTAGGATGTATTAGTTTGCCAGATAGTTTCTAGGCTTTTTATTGGATATCAGATATCGGCTGGTGAGTGTTGACCTCTGCTGTTATATTAGAGGCTACACCCTGCAACATAAAGTTGGCTGAAGTGTGTAAAAGCAGCAAAGACGTTTGACTGTCATgacacatttgtcatttataATAATTAGAATCTTTGATTATACAAGTATCAGTTCATCCAGTTTGATAAAGGCCAGGGCATCTTGAGACTGATTCCAGACCTCTGACTCTCTGTTTACATCTCAATTTGGGgataaaaatagaataaataatcaAGTGAAAATTAAATGGCAAGTCAATCTGATTACCATGCTAGAGTCTCTCTGTCAATGTGCTACTGTACCTCTACGAATTTAACTAGACTTGGTTGGTTTGTAGTGAAGGTCTTTTGCATCCCATGGAGGTCTAACTGCTATTTCAGAGGCTGAATATTAGCTGTTATGTTGCCCGAAATTGGGAGAGAAAACTTGATTTTGAAAACGAACATAACaactttgttttacagttttaaaagttCATCTGTCCTACTCAATTGCCGGATTAAATTAGATGGGTTGGGTTAAATTaggttaaaatgaaatgaccTACAATGAGCAGAGATGGAAAGTAACTATGTACATTTATTCAAAACCTCTTCTGCTTTTAAGTATTTGCACTTTCCCATTTTGGTACAgtaacttctttttttcttttggagctttatcattttacatttgatGACTCAAGCTGTGAGCGTATTTTACACCTGTGATGATGAGATGAGAACTTGCAGGGTGATATAATGTCATTAAGTTGGAATTTTCCATTTCCAGTCACCACATGGACTTAGAGGCACTGACgttggagagaaaatgaaattagaCCTTAA
Above is a window of Lates calcarifer isolate ASB-BC8 linkage group LG10, TLL_Latcal_v3, whole genome shotgun sequence DNA encoding:
- the LOC108883052 gene encoding uncharacterized oxidoreductase YjmC isoform X2, which produces MSRCLISKAEVQGFIERCMMAVGTKQHHACSLAEVLVEGDHRGHYSHGLNRMDMYVKDIQSGICAKDGEPVVEKESAATALVDGKNLLGPVVGNFCMNLAIKKAKEVGIGWVVAHGSNHYGIAGYYAMQALKENMIGMSFTNTSPLVVPTRGKECTLGTNPISMAAPAKDGDSFVLDMATSAVAIGKVELHERRGDPIPEGWGCDPQGKLTTDPKRVLSGGGLVPVGGSEATGGYKGYGLAMMVEVFCGILAGAAFSKHIRTWKETDRVANLGQCFVAINPENFAPGFTDRMSDLMSIHRGLDPADTDTPVLAPGDPERMNIDQCEEMGGIPYHINVINYMNECAKKIGANPLLPCDQLISN
- the LOC108883052 gene encoding uncharacterized oxidoreductase YjmC isoform X1; amino-acid sequence: MSRCLISKAEVQGFIERCMMAVGTKQHHACSLAEVLVEGDHRGHYSHGLNRMGQCGAGSSSLHLHVSFKDMYVKDIQSGICAKDGEPVVEKESAATALVDGKNLLGPVVGNFCMNLAIKKAKEVGIGWVVAHGSNHYGIAGYYAMQALKENMIGMSFTNTSPLVVPTRGKECTLGTNPISMAAPAKDGDSFVLDMATSAVAIGKVELHERRGDPIPEGWGCDPQGKLTTDPKRVLSGGGLVPVGGSEATGGYKGYGLAMMVEVFCGILAGAAFSKHIRTWKETDRVANLGQCFVAINPENFAPGFTDRMSDLMSIHRGLDPADTDTPVLAPGDPERMNIDQCEEMGGIPYHINVINYMNECAKKIGANPLLPCDQLISN